The following nucleotide sequence is from Psychroflexus torquis ATCC 700755.
ATAGACTTCCTTTAATTCTTTATAAAATATAGAGCTTTTATCCATAGAAAATTCAGGCGGAGGGATAGGTTTAAATTGGGCAGCAGAATCTAAGACAAAAGGACGCATTTTATCCCAATGAGGTTCTAAGCCGTCCATATATGAGGGTGGAGTGGGCTGCCATCTAGATTCCTCTTTAGAATTTACCCTAAACTTAGACATCGTCCTAGTTTGAGCGTAATTATCAGCCCCCATCCAACTTGTAATAAATGTAGAGACTGCTAAGCCATATTCCTTAGAATCTTCAAATTCTCTTGGATTTTTAGCTTCCCATACGCTGTATAAACTATCTCTGTGCTTTTCGATTTTGTCTTCAGAGAAAATTAACTGCTTGCTTAAATTTATATGTGCAATGATTGCCGCAAGTGGATAGTTTATTAATTTTTGTGGATCTGCTTTTGGAATCCCTTTTAAATGTTTTATTTGATTTTTTAAAGAGTGATAAAGCGTGTCTTTTTGTGCTATAATTTCGTAAGCAGCAATATTTGGATATACAAAAACTCTACTTGCCACAGGTGGCGAAAAGATATCATGAACCATCACTTCCATCACCTTATCTACAGATGAATGAAAATCTTCAGTGGTGACTATAATAGGTTCTGATGTATCCTTACAAGAGAACACTAAAAATAAAATCATAAGTAACACTAAAGAGGATTTGTACGTTTTTCTTACCATCTTCTATTTTATTAATTTATATACTTGCGCACTATCATTATTAATAGTTGTTAATAAATATGATACTCCTTTTAAAGTGATAATATTTAAATTTTTAATCGCTTTTTGACTGAAATCTAACCCAATAGTGCTCCCTAAATCAATGTGAGTCTCGTTATAAATTAATGCGCCAGGAAATGAATCGAATCTTCCGTGAAATGGAATAACACCGAAATAATTTCCAGCAGCTAATACTTCTTGCTTTTCATCTCCATTAAAATCATATTTTAAAAAGGTCGAAATAGGCGAAACTTGTAATTCATTTTTGAAGGGTATAAACTCATATATATTATTTTCATTTTTTAAATATCCAGAGGCCAAGGTATGTACCTCTAAAACAGTCGCATTTTGTAAAACGGATTTCTCAAAAATATCTTCAATCGGTATTCCTGCAAAGCTTTTATAGGTTGTAAATTTCTTTTTTAAACTTACGATCTGGCTTGCTAATTCATCCAACCCTAGTACCGGATAATAATTACCGTTTTTATAGTTGCATACAATAGTTTCTGTACTTCCATTTCCATCAAAATCTGCATAATACATTTTTAATGGATAGTCTTTAGAGGCTTTAAATTTAGTATTTGTTCCCCAATTTCCCAGCAAATAATCTGTGTCTCCGTCGGCATCAATATCAAAAGGTATAATTTGTTGCCACAATCCGTTTAATTTGGAATCCGTAAGTTTTTCTTCGATGAACCTACCATTGGTATTTTTAAAAAATTTAGGCGACATCCATTCTCCTACAAGAATTAAGTCTGTAAAACCATCTGCATCATAATCTTCCCAAATGGCATCTGTAATCATCCCCATATTTTGGAACAGTTGGTTTTTTAAAATTGAAAACTTACCATTCTCATTTTTTAAAATATATGAATTAGGAATTTTACCAAAGTCGTTAGAGACAGCATTGTTTCCAATAAAAACATCCAAATCTCCATCACTATCATAATCATTTGCTTTTATAACTGATGCGTTTTCAAAGTATTTTGGAAGTTCTTGTTTTATAAAACCAGTATCAATTTGGGTGTAATAGGTGTCTAATAAAGGAGTGCTTTTATTATAAAAATCCGCGCCTCCTGTACCAATAATCAAGTCATTTTTTGCATCGTTATCAAAATCTGCAATAAGCGCAACAACGTCCTCATTTCTGTTATCTTTAGCAAAGGTTTTTATTTCTCTTTCTACAAACATACTATCTGTTTGCATAAAAATTCTAGACGATTCAAATTTAGAACCACCAAAATACACATCTTTTTTCCCGTCGTTATTTAAATCACCTACAGCCGTTGCAGGTCCTAGATCCGACACTTGATAAGGAATTAATTTTTGTCGATTAAAATCTATGTAATTATCTTCTTCATGTGTAAAATTGATACCCAAATTGTCATCTACTTTTTTAAAC
It contains:
- a CDS encoding vanadium-dependent haloperoxidase, which codes for MVRKTYKSSLVLLMILFLVFSCKDTSEPIIVTTEDFHSSVDKVMEVMVHDIFSPPVASRVFVYPNIAAYEIIAQKDTLYHSLKNQIKHLKGIPKADPQKLINYPLAAIIAHINLSKQLIFSEDKIEKHRDSLYSVWEAKNPREFEDSKEYGLAVSTFITSWMGADNYAQTRTMSKFRVNSKEESRWQPTPPSYMDGLEPHWDKMRPFVLDSAAQFKPIPPPEFSMDKSSIFYKELKEVYDISNRISKKGDQSEEIAIAQFWDCNPYVTVTRGHLMFAVKKITPGAHWIGITKIASKKSGADFNKTIFAYTKTSIAIADAFISCWDEKYRSNLVRPETLIKTYFDDEWKPILQTPPFPEYTSGHSVASGAASTVLTSIFGNNFYFDDDTELVFGLPIRSFASFEAAADEAAISRMYGGIHFRSSVEIGLDQGKKIGKLVTENLIMAHE